One genomic region from Xenopus laevis strain J_2021 chromosome 2L, Xenopus_laevis_v10.1, whole genome shotgun sequence encodes:
- the rrp1b.L gene encoding ribosomal RNA processing 1B L homeolog (The RefSeq protein has 4 substitutions compared to this genomic sequence), translating into MATQDAAVLLAQRLAGNDKKTRDRALRKLRNYLRARSACDTGGFTQEELIKIWKGLFYCMWMQDKPLLQEALAHSMSQLVHALHTQQSQNLFLRTFWQTLNREWNGIDRLRLDKFYTLMRLVLRVSVDLLKKAEWEESCLQEFLVLLDEEVLRGSTLGVQLHLIDIYLEEVAKVGAAELTAEMNLKLIEPFCKIVAKSKNSSFLQAVTSGVFQTILEQAPFAIEDLMKEVGSDPEDKDSGIGGSAGEESGEEEQSEEKESPEQDDEDIGPVLQFDYQAVADRLFALGSRKNTPTRNRKAAYALVKKFRDLAEGIFPSDDFPEEVSTDEDDDDFSSWLFRKRMKRAQENGTYGMVSQVSSRNSVKEEKREKRKRAAVAPNESISKNGLPAAKKKRKRKQKDCNNNTPSQEEAPKPSHNGVTESCCTENQSEQSVSPDSALTPSPDSTLSLSKKPPGKKRRAGLIRRSLSILPLTGSLIRRRQHRLHRCKISQQAMSCTTPETEERFIAGPKEVTPTPQNFLTFQKANSPKPVYVKPTKAKGRQVAIKMGSKSKKVTFSLNKNMTAEFKRTDRSLLVSPTGSSRVPFNPEQRPEHGVLKTPTRSPVPRARAADFF; encoded by the exons ATGGCTACCCAGGATGCTGCGGTGCTTTTGGCCCAGAGACTGGCGGGGAATGATAAGAAGACTCGGGACCGCGCTCTGCGGAAACTGCGGAACTACCTGAGAGCGAGGAGCGCGTGTGACACAG GAGGATTCACCCAGGAGGAATTGATCAAGATCTGGAAGGGGCTGTTCTACTGTATGTGGATGCAGGACAAACCATTACTGCAG GAGGCTCTGGCGCATTCCATGTCCCAACTGGTTCACGCGCTGCACACGCAGCAATCAC AGAACCTTTTCCTGCGCACGTTTTGGCAGACGCTGAACCGGGAATGGAACGGGATTGATCGTCTGCGGCTGGACAAGTTCTATACG TTAATGCGGTTGGTCTTGCGGGTGTCCGTGGATCTCCTAAAGAAAGCTGAATGGGAGGAGAG CTGTTTGCAGGAGTTCCTGGTGTTGCTGGATGAAGAGGTGCTGAGGGGTTCGACTCTGGGGGTGCAGCTCCATCTCATAGACATTTACCTGGAAGAGGTGGCAAAAGTAGGAGCAGCAGAG CTCACGGCGGAAATGAACCTCAAGCTCATTGAGCCCTTCTGCAAGATTGTCGCCAAAAGCAAGAA ctcCTCCTTCCTGCAGGCCGTCACCTCGGGGGTTTTCCAGACCATATTGGAACAGGCTCCCTTCGCTATAGAAGATTTAATGAAGGAAGTTGGTTCTGACCCAGAGGACAAGGACAGTGGGATTG GAGGTTCCGCAGGGGAGGAGTCAGGAGAGGAggaacagtcagaagaaaaagagtcCCCAGAACAGGACGATGAAGACATTGGACCAGTACTGCAG TTTGATTACCAGGCAGTGGCAGACAGACTCTTCGCTCTGGGAAGCAGAAAGAACACGCCCACTCGGAACCGCAAAGCAGCGTATGCCCTGGTGAAAAA GTTTCGGGACTTGGCTGAAG GCATCTTCCCAAGCGACGACTTCCCGGAGGAGGTTTCCAcggatgaggatgatgatgatttcaGCAGTTGGCTGTTCCGCAAGAGGATGAAGAGAGCACAAGAGAATGGGACTTATG GAATGGTGTCCCAGGTCTCCAGTCGTAATTCAGTAAAGGAAGAGAAACGGGAAAAGCGGAAGAGAGCGGCGGTGGCCCCCAATGAGTCCAGTTTAAAAAATGGTCCCCCTGCAGCAAAAAAGAAGCGTAAGAGGAAGCAGAAAGACTGCAACAACAACACCCCAAGCCAAGAAGAAGCCCCCAAACCTTCCCACAATGGGGTCACTGAAAGCTGCTGTACAGAAAATCAGTCTGAACAGTCTGTGTCCCCCGATTCTGCTCTGACCCCCTCACCAGACTCTACTTTGTCCCTCTCAAAGAAACCCCCTGGGAAGAAGAGAAGAGCTGGGCTGATCCGAAGGAGCCTCAGTATTCTGCCCCTGACTGGCTCTTTAATAAGAAGGAGGCAACATCGGCTGCACAGGTGCAAG ATTTCCCAGCAGGCAATGAGCTGCACTACTCCAgaaacagaggaaaggttcattGCTGGTCCGAAGGAAGTGACACCGACTCCCCAGAACTTCCTGACTTTCCAGAAGGCAAATTCCCCAAAACCGGTCTATGTGAAGCCAACAAAGGCCAAAGGCAGGCAG GTTGCCATGAAGATGGGCAGCAAATCCAAGAAAGTCACTTTCAGCCTGAACAAGAACATGACCGCTG AGTTCAAGAGGACGGATCGTAGTCTCCTTGTCAGCCCGACTGGTTCCTCCCGAGTGCCGTTCAACCCGGAGCAGAGACCCGAGCACGGCGTCCTGAAGACCCCCACGAGAAGTCCAGTCCCCCGGGCCCGTGCCGCAGACTTTTTCTGA
- the rrp1b.L gene encoding ribosomal RNA processing 1B L homeolog isoform X1, with protein sequence MATQDAAVLLAQRLAGNDKKTRDRALRKLRNYLRARSACDTGGFTQEELIKIWKGLFYCMWMQDKPLLQEALAHSMSQLVHALHTQQSQNLFLRTFWQTLNREWNGIDRLRLDKFYTLMRLVLRVSVDLLKKAEWEESCLQEFLVLLDEEVLRGSTLGVQLHLIDIYLEEVAKVGAAELTAEMNLKLIEPFCKIVAKSKNSSFLQAVTSGVFQTILEQAPFAIEDLMKEVGSDPEDKDSGIGGSAGEESGEEEQSEEKESPEQDDEDIGPVLQFDYQAVADRLFALGSRKNTPTRNRKAAYALVKKFRDLAEGIFPSDDFPEEVSTDEDDDDFSSWLFRKRMKRAQENGTYGMVSQVSSRNSVKEEKREKRKRAAVAPNESSLKNGPPAAKKKRKRKQKDCNNNTPSQEEAPKPSHNGVTESCCTENQSEQSVSPDSALTPSPDSTLSLSKKPPGKKRRAGLIRRSLSILPLTGSLIRRRQHRLHRCKAMSCTTPETEERFIAGPKEVTPTPQNFLTFQKANSPKPVYVKPTKAKGRQVAMKMGSKSKKVTFSLNKNMTAEFKRTDRSLLVSPTGSSRVPFNPEQRPEHGVLKTPTRSPVPRARAADFF encoded by the exons ATGGCTACCCAGGATGCTGCGGTGCTTTTGGCCCAGAGACTGGCGGGGAATGATAAGAAGACTCGGGACCGCGCTCTGCGGAAACTGCGGAACTACCTGAGAGCGAGGAGCGCGTGTGACACAG GAGGATTCACCCAGGAGGAATTGATCAAGATCTGGAAGGGGCTGTTCTACTGTATGTGGATGCAGGACAAACCATTACTGCAG GAGGCTCTGGCGCATTCCATGTCCCAACTGGTTCACGCGCTGCACACGCAGCAATCAC AGAACCTTTTCCTGCGCACGTTTTGGCAGACGCTGAACCGGGAATGGAACGGGATTGATCGTCTGCGGCTGGACAAGTTCTATACG TTAATGCGGTTGGTCTTGCGGGTGTCCGTGGATCTCCTAAAGAAAGCTGAATGGGAGGAGAG CTGTTTGCAGGAGTTCCTGGTGTTGCTGGATGAAGAGGTGCTGAGGGGTTCGACTCTGGGGGTGCAGCTCCATCTCATAGACATTTACCTGGAAGAGGTGGCAAAAGTAGGAGCAGCAGAG CTCACGGCGGAAATGAACCTCAAGCTCATTGAGCCCTTCTGCAAGATTGTCGCCAAAAGCAAGAA ctcCTCCTTCCTGCAGGCCGTCACCTCGGGGGTTTTCCAGACCATATTGGAACAGGCTCCCTTCGCTATAGAAGATTTAATGAAGGAAGTTGGTTCTGACCCAGAGGACAAGGACAGTGGGATTG GAGGTTCCGCAGGGGAGGAGTCAGGAGAGGAggaacagtcagaagaaaaagagtcCCCAGAACAGGACGATGAAGACATTGGACCAGTACTGCAG TTTGATTACCAGGCAGTGGCAGACAGACTCTTCGCTCTGGGAAGCAGAAAGAACACGCCCACTCGGAACCGCAAAGCAGCGTATGCCCTGGTGAAAAA GTTTCGGGACTTGGCTGAAG GCATCTTCCCAAGCGACGACTTCCCGGAGGAGGTTTCCAcggatgaggatgatgatgatttcaGCAGTTGGCTGTTCCGCAAGAGGATGAAGAGAGCACAAGAGAATGGGACTTATG GAATGGTGTCCCAGGTCTCCAGTCGTAATTCAGTAAAGGAAGAGAAACGGGAAAAGCGGAAGAGAGCGGCGGTGGCCCCCAATGAGTCCAGTTTAAAAAATGGTCCCCCTGCAGCAAAAAAGAAGCGTAAGAGGAAGCAGAAAGACTGCAACAACAACACCCCAAGCCAAGAAGAAGCCCCCAAACCTTCCCACAATGGGGTCACTGAAAGCTGCTGTACAGAAAATCAGTCTGAACAGTCTGTGTCCCCCGATTCTGCTCTGACCCCCTCACCAGACTCTACTTTGTCCCTCTCAAAGAAACCCCCTGGGAAGAAGAGAAGAGCTGGGCTGATCCGAAGGAGCCTCAGTATTCTGCCCCTGACTGGCTCTTTAATAAGAAGGAGGCAACATCGGCTGCACAGGTGCAAG GCAATGAGCTGCACTACTCCAgaaacagaggaaaggttcattGCTGGTCCGAAGGAAGTGACACCGACTCCCCAGAACTTCCTGACTTTCCAGAAGGCAAATTCCCCAAAACCGGTCTATGTGAAGCCAACAAAGGCCAAAGGCAGGCAG GTTGCCATGAAGATGGGCAGCAAATCCAAGAAAGTCACTTTCAGCCTGAACAAGAACATGACCGCTG AGTTCAAGAGGACGGATCGTAGTCTCCTTGTCAGCCCGACTGGTTCCTCCCGAGTGCCGTTCAACCCGGAGCAGAGACCCGAGCACGGCGTCCTGAAGACCCCCACGAGAAGTCCAGTCCCCCGGGCCCGTGCCGCAGACTTTTTCTGA
- the pdxk.L gene encoding pyridoxal kinase encodes MEVPGSSECRVLSIQSHVVRGYVGNKAASFPLQVLGFEVDTINSVQFSNHTGYDHWKGQVLNAEELQELYEGLKLNGVTRYDYVLTGYNRDASFLTRVVDIIQELKRQNPDLVYVCDPVLGDKWNGDGSMYVPEELLPIYRDLVVPIANIITPNQFEAELLTGLKIRTKMEAVQVMDKLHSLGPDTVVITSSDLPASLGADYLMTLGSQRKVDEHGRIHMQRISLELPRVEAVFVGTGDLFAAMLLAWTHHHPNDFKLACEKTVSAMHHILQRTIRSAKALAGPGVKPSYAQLEIRMVQSRKDIESPEVVVTGMDL; translated from the exons ATGGAAGTGCCCGGCAGCTCCGAGTGCCGAGTTCTCTCGATTCAGAGTCACGTGGTGAGGGGGTATGTGGGCAATAAGGCCGCCTCCTTCCCCCTGCAG GTTCTGGGCTTTGAAGTGGACACAATTAATTCGGTGCAGTTCTCTAATCACACAG GGTACGACCACTGGAAGGGGCAGGTGCTGAATGCCGAGGAGCTGCAGGAACTCTATGAGGGGCTGAAACTGAATGGAGTCACCCGCTATGACTATGTCCTCACTG GGTACAACAGGGACGCTTCCTTCCTGACTCGGGTTGTGGATATCATCCAGGAACTCAAACGGCAGAACCCTGATCTTGTGTATG TTTGTGATCCAGTCCTGGGAGACAAATGGAACGGAGATGGGTCCATG TATGTTCCAGAGGAACTGCTCCCAATATATAGAGATCTGGTGGTCCCGATCGCTAACATCATCACCCCCAATCAATTTGAGGCTGA GCTGCTGACGGGCCTGAAGATTCGCACAAAGATGGAGGCAGTGCAG gTGATGGATAAGTTACACTCACTTGGCCCCGACACTGTGGTTATCACCAGCTCGgatctcccagcatcccttgggGCAGACTATCTCATGACGTTGGGGAGTCAGAGAAAGG TGGATGAACATGGGCGAATACACATGCAGCGAATCAGTCTGGAGTTGCCCCGTGTGGAGGCTGTATTCGTGGGAACTGGAGACCTATTTGCTGCTATGCTCTTGGCTTGGACACATCACCACCCCAATGACTTTAAA CTCGCCTGTGAGAAGACTGTCTCTGCTATGCACCACATTCTGCAGAGAACTATCCGCAGTGCTAAGG CCCTGGCCGGTCCTGGAGTGAAGCCGTCGTATGCGCAGCTGGAGATTCGGATGGTTCAGAGCAGGAAGGACATTGAGTCTCCGGAAGTGGTTGTGACCGGCATGGATTTATAG